One Hyphomicrobium sp. CS1GBMeth3 DNA window includes the following coding sequences:
- a CDS encoding DUF2270 domain-containing protein, with the protein MTATGSISLPHEFNSAELGALAHLYRGEVYRSTIWRTRLDNTTNWAVVALGIAISVTFSSPEASPLPLLLVGILIVVFLVFEARRYRYFNVWRARARWMETYFYAPMLRGEDVKARNDWHLVLANDYCDPRYHISILRAIGRRLRRNYIWILGIQGLTYLGKIAIHPVPIASFDELFGRAAVGPIPGEWMLAAGVVFNGGWILFALATLYLDRTKRAPGAPRVAMG; encoded by the coding sequence ATGACCGCCACCGGATCAATTTCCCTTCCGCACGAGTTTAACTCCGCGGAACTGGGCGCCTTGGCTCATCTTTATCGCGGCGAGGTGTACCGCAGCACGATCTGGCGGACGCGCCTCGACAATACGACGAACTGGGCTGTCGTCGCGTTGGGCATTGCCATCTCAGTCACGTTCTCGAGCCCCGAAGCCTCGCCGTTGCCGCTGCTTCTGGTCGGCATCCTGATCGTCGTGTTTTTGGTGTTCGAGGCGCGTCGCTATCGCTACTTCAATGTTTGGCGCGCACGGGCACGGTGGATGGAGACATATTTCTACGCCCCCATGCTGCGCGGAGAGGATGTGAAAGCCCGTAATGACTGGCACTTGGTCCTGGCGAACGACTATTGCGATCCGCGCTACCACATCTCCATTTTGCGCGCCATTGGGCGCAGATTGCGCCGCAATTACATTTGGATTTTAGGGATCCAGGGGCTGACCTATCTAGGAAAAATTGCAATTCACCCGGTGCCGATTGCAAGCTTCGACGAGTTGTTCGGGCGTGCTGCCGTGGGCCCCATCCCGGGCGAGTGGATGCTCGCGGCCGGCGTGGTTTTCAACGGTGGTTGGATTCTATTCGCGCTCGCCACGCTCTACCTCGATCGGACCAAGCGAGCGCCGGGCGCTCCCCGCGTTGCGATGGGCTAA
- the trpE gene encoding anthranilate synthase component I yields the protein MSTLSQKAPQQGLGFEAFPSRDAFAKRYRAGEPQVVWTRLVADLETPVSVYLKLAMGKPYSFLLESVEGGASRGRYSVIGFAPDLVWRASGDKAEINRDPAKKPKAFKADSQPTLASLRELLAQSRLRLPDELPPMAAGVFGYMGYDTVRLIETLPNVKPDDLGVPDSVLVRPTVIVIFDSVKDEISLVTPVRPEKKVDAEKAHKAALKRLKDAVRALDKPVPHTSTAHASKALALPEPRSNTTPREYMKMVERAKEYIRAGDIFQVVLSQRFSAPFALPPFALYRALRRTNPSPFLFHLDLGGFALVGSSPEILVRVRDGEVTIRPIAGTAPRGATETEDKALADALIRDPKERSEHLMLLDLGRNDVGRVAEVGSVEVTQRFVIERYSHVMHIVSNVVGRLSEKRDTIDALMAGFPAGTVSGAPKVRSMEIIDELEKSKRGPYAGCVGYFTADGEMDTCIVLRTALVKDGQLTVQAGAGIVYDSVPEKEQQECINKAKAVVRAAEEAVRFAARGGKKGR from the coding sequence TTGAGCACGCTCTCTCAGAAGGCTCCCCAGCAGGGTCTCGGCTTCGAGGCGTTTCCGTCTCGCGATGCCTTCGCCAAGCGCTATCGCGCCGGGGAGCCGCAGGTGGTGTGGACGCGGCTTGTCGCCGATCTCGAGACGCCGGTGTCAGTCTATCTCAAGCTGGCGATGGGCAAGCCGTATTCGTTCCTGCTCGAATCCGTTGAGGGCGGCGCCTCGCGCGGGCGCTACTCGGTGATCGGCTTCGCGCCGGACCTCGTGTGGCGTGCGAGCGGAGACAAAGCCGAGATCAACCGCGATCCGGCGAAGAAGCCGAAGGCGTTCAAGGCGGATTCGCAGCCGACGCTGGCTTCGCTCAGAGAGCTGCTCGCGCAATCGCGGCTCAGGCTGCCGGACGAGCTGCCGCCAATGGCCGCGGGCGTGTTCGGCTATATGGGCTACGACACGGTGCGGCTCATCGAGACGTTGCCGAATGTGAAGCCGGACGATCTCGGCGTGCCGGACTCGGTGCTCGTGCGCCCGACGGTGATCGTGATCTTCGACTCTGTGAAGGACGAGATCAGTCTCGTGACGCCGGTGCGGCCCGAGAAGAAGGTCGACGCCGAAAAGGCCCACAAGGCGGCGCTGAAGCGGCTCAAGGATGCGGTCCGAGCGCTCGACAAGCCGGTTCCGCATACGTCGACTGCGCACGCGTCGAAGGCGCTGGCGCTACCCGAGCCGCGCTCCAACACGACGCCGCGCGAGTACATGAAGATGGTAGAGCGCGCGAAGGAGTACATCCGCGCTGGCGATATCTTCCAGGTGGTGCTGTCGCAGCGCTTCTCGGCGCCGTTCGCGTTGCCGCCGTTCGCGCTCTATCGGGCGCTGCGTCGCACGAACCCGTCGCCATTCCTGTTCCACCTCGATCTCGGCGGCTTCGCGCTCGTCGGCTCGTCGCCCGAGATCCTGGTGCGCGTACGCGACGGCGAGGTGACGATCCGGCCGATCGCCGGGACCGCGCCGCGCGGTGCGACAGAGACGGAAGACAAGGCGCTGGCGGATGCGCTGATCCGCGATCCCAAGGAGCGCAGCGAGCATCTGATGCTGCTCGATCTCGGGCGCAATGACGTGGGGCGCGTGGCGGAGGTCGGCTCGGTCGAGGTGACGCAGCGCTTCGTCATCGAGCGCTACAGCCACGTGATGCACATCGTCTCGAATGTCGTCGGGCGGCTCTCTGAGAAGCGCGATACGATCGATGCGCTGATGGCGGGTTTCCCGGCCGGCACCGTGTCGGGCGCGCCCAAGGTGCGCTCGATGGAGATCATCGACGAGCTCGAGAAATCCAAGCGCGGGCCCTATGCCGGCTGCGTCGGCTATTTCACGGCCGACGGCGAGATGGACACCTGCATCGTCTTACGTACGGCGCTGGTCAAGGACGGGCAGCTCACCGTGCAGGCGGGGGCCGGCATCGTCTACGACAGCGTGCCGGAAAAAGAGCAGCAGGAGTGCATCAACAAAGCCAAGGCCGTCGTGCGCGCGGCCGAGGAAGCGGTGCGGTTCGCGGCGCGTGGGGGAAAGAAGGGGCGTTGA
- a CDS encoding peptidylprolyl isomerase, whose protein sequence is MLDAMRRGAQGWVAKFLFAILIVSFGVFWNVSDVFRGAGRGSVATVGDTDITVTEFQRAFQNTIRGISLQDGGRLTTEQALMLRLDRQALDQLIAQAAVKTHAERLGLALSDEALAEGVRNDPNFHGPDGKFSRLGFDGLLRQLNLTEQDFLVIRRDDELRGQISDALTSSVVVPQPMVEDLHAWRDETRTIELVQIDPKKVSVAEPDEAKLKETYEAQKDTLMTPEYRKVALLILSADALKSEVQLTDDELKTYYTDHKATYDKPERRRLQQIAFKDKATAEAARREIVEGKKNFLDVAKAQGATENDVNLGLVTKAQLIDPAIADAAFSLERDALSEPIEGRFATVLVRAVEIDAGKESTFEEVKDQVRDALGRQRAESLIQERYDLIEEGRNAGKTLKEIAEEQKLKFYDVEAVDKDNKTPDDKTALDVPDAAVVLKEVFATGVGLQPDAVELPGSAYAWFDVLSVIERKQKPFEEVKDQVKALYTEKETARLLNELAQKLVDRLKAGEAFAKIAEEAGGTPDVVEQIKRNTSPPGLTTEGVKQAFALAKGGAGYADTPDQASRVVFQVKEIFAAPAASKEQIDKLREELSSQIANDDLIAYVEALKQGLKVRVNEAELARATGASESADQ, encoded by the coding sequence ATGCTCGACGCCATGCGACGCGGCGCCCAAGGGTGGGTGGCCAAGTTTCTGTTCGCCATTCTGATCGTCAGCTTCGGCGTTTTCTGGAACGTTTCTGATGTGTTCCGTGGTGCTGGGCGCGGTTCGGTAGCAACAGTCGGCGACACCGATATCACGGTCACGGAATTCCAGCGCGCGTTCCAGAACACGATCCGCGGCATCAGTCTGCAGGACGGCGGCCGGCTCACCACCGAGCAGGCGCTCATGTTGCGTCTCGATCGCCAGGCGCTCGACCAGCTCATCGCGCAGGCGGCGGTCAAGACGCACGCGGAGCGGCTCGGGCTTGCTCTTTCTGACGAGGCGCTCGCGGAGGGTGTGCGCAACGACCCGAACTTCCACGGACCGGACGGCAAGTTCTCGCGCCTCGGGTTCGACGGGCTGCTGCGCCAGCTCAATCTCACCGAGCAGGACTTCCTCGTCATCCGCCGCGATGACGAGTTGCGCGGGCAGATCTCGGATGCGCTGACCTCTTCCGTCGTGGTGCCGCAGCCGATGGTTGAGGACCTGCATGCCTGGCGCGACGAGACGCGCACCATCGAGCTGGTGCAGATCGATCCCAAGAAGGTGTCCGTCGCCGAGCCCGACGAAGCAAAGCTCAAGGAAACGTACGAGGCGCAGAAAGACACCTTGATGACGCCGGAGTACCGCAAGGTGGCGCTGCTCATTCTCTCGGCGGATGCGCTGAAGTCCGAGGTACAGCTCACCGACGACGAGCTCAAGACGTACTACACCGATCACAAGGCGACCTACGACAAGCCTGAGCGTCGGCGTCTGCAGCAGATCGCGTTCAAGGACAAGGCGACCGCGGAAGCCGCGCGCCGCGAAATCGTCGAGGGCAAGAAGAACTTTCTCGACGTCGCCAAGGCGCAGGGCGCGACAGAGAACGACGTCAACCTCGGCTTGGTGACGAAGGCGCAGCTTATCGATCCCGCGATCGCGGACGCGGCCTTCAGCCTCGAACGCGACGCACTTTCGGAGCCCATCGAGGGGCGTTTCGCGACGGTGCTCGTGCGCGCGGTGGAGATCGACGCCGGCAAGGAGAGCACGTTCGAGGAGGTCAAGGATCAGGTGCGTGATGCGCTGGGTCGGCAGCGAGCCGAAAGCCTGATCCAGGAGCGCTACGATCTGATCGAGGAAGGGCGCAACGCCGGCAAGACGCTCAAGGAGATCGCCGAGGAGCAGAAGCTCAAGTTCTACGACGTGGAAGCGGTCGACAAGGACAACAAGACCCCCGACGACAAGACGGCGCTCGACGTTCCGGATGCGGCCGTCGTGCTGAAGGAGGTTTTTGCGACCGGCGTCGGCCTGCAGCCCGATGCGGTCGAGCTGCCGGGATCGGCCTATGCGTGGTTCGACGTGCTCTCGGTGATCGAGCGCAAGCAGAAGCCGTTCGAAGAGGTCAAGGACCAGGTCAAGGCGCTCTATACCGAGAAAGAAACGGCGCGGTTGCTCAACGAGCTGGCGCAGAAGCTTGTCGATCGTCTCAAGGCCGGCGAGGCTTTCGCCAAGATCGCCGAGGAAGCCGGCGGCACGCCCGACGTCGTGGAGCAGATCAAGCGCAACACCTCGCCGCCCGGCCTCACGACAGAGGGTGTGAAGCAGGCGTTCGCGCTTGCCAAGGGCGGGGCCGGCTATGCCGATACCCCTGATCAAGCCAGCCGCGTCGTGTTCCAGGTGAAGGAGATCTTCGCGGCGCCAGCGGCCAGCAAGGAGCAGATCGACAAGCTCAGGGAAGAGCTCTCGTCGCAGATCGCCAACGACGATCTCATCGCCTACGTCGAGGCGCTCAAGCAGGGCCTCAAGGTGCGCGTCAACGAGGCGGAGCTCGCCCGCGCGACGGGTGCCTCCGAGAGCGCCGACCAGTAA
- a CDS encoding inositol monophosphatase family protein, with protein MPASALMNVMIAAARKAGRSLARDFGEVEQLQVSVKGPANFVSAADLRAEEVIFKELSKARPGYGFLMEERGEIEGVDKTHRWIVDPLDGTTNFLHGIPHFAISIGLERDGVLVAGVIYNPATDELFTAEKGKGAYLNDKRRLRVAARRTLADAVVVTGIPHRGRPGHPRFLDEMKTVMMEVAGLRRSGSAALDLAYIAAGRYDGYWERGLKPWDLAAGIVLVREAGGLVTDPDGSDKALESGNVLAGNNYITKALQPLLAH; from the coding sequence ATGCCCGCTTCCGCCCTGATGAACGTCATGATCGCCGCCGCGCGCAAGGCGGGCCGCTCGCTCGCGCGTGACTTCGGCGAGGTCGAGCAGCTGCAGGTCTCAGTCAAAGGCCCGGCGAACTTCGTCTCGGCCGCCGACTTGCGCGCCGAGGAGGTCATCTTCAAAGAGCTGTCGAAAGCGCGTCCCGGCTATGGCTTCCTGATGGAGGAGCGCGGCGAGATCGAGGGCGTGGACAAAACCCACCGCTGGATCGTCGATCCGCTCGACGGCACGACGAACTTCCTGCACGGCATCCCGCATTTCGCGATCTCCATCGGGCTCGAGCGCGACGGCGTGCTGGTTGCCGGCGTGATCTACAATCCCGCCACCGACGAGCTGTTCACCGCCGAGAAGGGCAAGGGCGCGTATCTCAATGACAAGCGCCGCCTGCGCGTCGCCGCGCGCCGCACGCTCGCCGACGCCGTGGTCGTGACCGGCATCCCGCATCGTGGCCGCCCTGGCCATCCGCGCTTCCTGGACGAAATGAAAACCGTGATGATGGAGGTCGCGGGCCTGCGCCGCTCGGGCTCTGCCGCGCTCGATCTCGCCTACATCGCCGCCGGCCGCTACGACGGATACTGGGAGCGCGGCTTGAAGCCTTGGGATCTCGCGGCCGGCATCGTGCTCGTGCGCGAAGCTGGCGGCCTCGTCACCGACCCCGACGGCAGCGACAAGGCGCTCGAGAGCGGCAACGTTCTCGCAGGCAACAATTATATCACCAAAGCCCTGCAGCCGCTGCTAGCCCACTAG